Part of the Natronobacterium gregoryi SP2 genome, TCCTCGGGGAGCACCACAGCGACGTCGGGAGCGAGGAGCGCAGTAGGGCGGGGAGACAGCCGTACGCCACGGCCACTCTCGATCGGTCGCCACGATTTCGACGGCTGCAGGCCCGGCGCTCGGAAGCCCCGTCGCAATCGGTGGTGCCGGACTCCGACGCGTTCGGTTCGAACGTCAGCGGTGTCGCTCGAAAACTGACCGAAAACCGGCGGGTTTTACGCTCGCCATGCAGAGAGTACGAGTATGAGCAACGACGAGTTTCCGACGGACAGTCCAGCTGTCGTGACCTGTGGGTTGCCCTACGCTAACGGTGACCTACACGTCGGCCACCTGCGAACGTACGTCGGTGGCGACGCCTTCGCACGGGCCCTCGAGACGCTCGGCCAGCAGACGGCCTACGTCTGTGGCTCGGACATGCACGGGACGCCGGTCGCCGTCAACGCAGAGCAGGAGGGCGTCGATCCCGAGGAGTTTGCGCTGGAGTGGCACGAACAGTACGAGGAGACGTTTCCGAAGTTCAACGTCGACTTCGACAACTACGGCCACACCCACGACGAGACGAACACCGAACTCACCCAGGAGATCGTCCGCACGTTAGACGAGGAAGGATACGTCTACGAAAAGGAGATCCAGGTCGCCTACGATCCCGACGCCGACCAGTATCTCCCCGACCGCTACGTCGAGGGGACCTGTCCCTACTGTGGCGAGAAAGCCCGTGGCGACGAGTGTGACGAGGGCTGTCAGCGCCACCTCGAACCTGGCGAAGTCGAGGACCCGGTAAGTTCGATCACGGGCAACCCCGCGAAGTACCGCGAGCGTTCCCACAAGTTCTTCGAGGTCTCCGAGTTTGCCGACTTCCTCACGGAGTTTCTCGACGACTTAGAGGGGACTTCGAACGCGCAGAACCAGCCCCGGCAGTGGATCGAGGACGGTCTGCAGGATTGGTGTCTCACCCGCGACATGGAGTGGGGGATCGACTACCCTGGCGAGGAGCAGCGGGACGTCGTCCTCTACGTCTGGGTCGATGCCCCGATCGAGTACATCTCGAGTACGAAACAGTACAGCGAGCGCGTCGGCACCGACGAGTACGACTGGGAGCAGGTCTGGAAGGGCGAGGGTGACATTGTCCACGTCATCGGCCGCGACATCATCCAGCACCACACGATCTTCTGGCCAGCGATGCTCGAGGGTGCAGGCTACAACGAGCCCCGTGGCGTCGCCGCGACTGGCTTCATCACGATCAACGGCAAGGGGCTCTCGACCAGTCGGAATCGTGCGATCTGGGCGAAGGAGTACCTCGAGGAGGGGTTCCACCCCGACTTGCTGCGGTACTATCTGACGACGACCGGCGGCCTCCAGCAGGACGTCGACTTCTCCTGGGACGCCTTCCAGGAGAAAGTAAACGGCGAACTCGTCGGCACGGTCGGCAACTTCTGGTATCGATCGCTGCTGTTTGCCTACCGCAACTACGAGGGCACGCCCGACGCGGACGTCTCGGAAGACGTCGAAAACCGGATCAACGGCGCGATCGAGGACGTTCGCGAGGCCGTCAACGACTACTCGCTGCGGGGCGTCGGCCAGGCTGGGACCCAGCTCGCGCAGTTCGGCAACGAGTACATCCAGCACCACGAACCCTGGAAGCTCACCGACGAGGAGAGCGAGGCGCGACGCGCCTCGGAAGAGCCGAGCGGCGACGAGCCGCGAGGCCCCGAGAAAGCAGCCCAGGTCATCCGCGACTGCGTCCAGATCGCCAAGGCCGTCGCGGTCCTCTTAGAGCCCATCGCCCCCGACAAGGCCCAGGGCCTGTGGGAGCAACTCGGCGAAGACGGCGATATCGCGGACGCTTCCCTCGAGGACGCCCTCGAGGCCCCGCCGCGGAACTTCGACGAACCTGGCGAACTCTTCGAGAAGATCGAGGACGACCGCGTGGCGGAACTCAACGAGAAACTCGAGGAACGGGTCGCTGCCGCGGCCGACGACGAAGACGAAGGCGAGGACGAAACCGAAAGCGACGACACCGATGCCGACGTATCCGATGGTATGGGAGACACGGACGACCTCGAGCCACTGGCCGAGGATCGCATCGGCTTCGAACAGTTCCAGGACCTCGACATGCGCGTCGGCCGTATCGAGACTGCCGAGGGTATCGAGGGCGCGGACGACCTCGCGCGTCTCGAGGTCGACATCGGCTTCGAGACCCGCCAGGTCGTCGCGGGCATCAAGCAACTGCACGACCTCGACGAACTGCCCGGCGAGAAGTGCATCCTGCTTGTGAACATGGAGCCCGCCGAACTGTTCGGCGTCGAGTCCAACGGGATGCTCCTCGCCGCGGGCGAAGAGGCGCACCTGCTGACGACCCACGGGGACGCCGAAGTCGGCGAGAAGGTAGAGTAGCGTCGTATCTCGTCGCCCTTTTTCCGCCCGTCAGAACGGGAGTCCGAGGAAATTCCAGTAGGCAAACAACCAGCAGAACCCGGCCATCGAGAGGACGACGAGCGTGTAGTGAAGCCGGGACGGGAGTCCCCACCAGCGGTCGCGCCAGGCCTGTATCGTACAGATCGCTGCCAACACCGTTCCGACGGGGCCGACGATCGGTAGCAGCGAGACTACCTGGAAGCTCGGAGGTGGGCTGCTGAACAGCGTGTAGGGGTTGAACAGGAAGACGGCGACGGCCCCGAGGAGAAAGCCAAACAGCGACGCGATCGTCCCGCCGGCGAGCCAGCGTGCGCGAGTCGGTGAGAGCAGGGACGTGAGCGACGCCGCCGAGCCCGAGTTCGAGTCGGAGTCGGCAGGCGGTTCGGCACTCGTCTCTACGACGCGGTCGTCCTCGGCATCCGCCGCGGGTTCGCTGGCCGTCGCGTTCGTGTTAGCGCTCGAGTCCGATTCTCTGTCCCCGTCTCCGTTCTCGTCTCTGTCTCCGTCCGAGCCAGCCGCCGACCCGTCGGCACCGTCGTCACGAATCCACCGCCAGCCACGCGCCAGCGGCCAGCCGACGACACCCGAGAGCATCCCGACGGCTGTCGCGCCCGCGAGGCCGGCGTGAACCGACAGCGACTCGTGGCTCGAGACGCCCTCGAA contains:
- the metG gene encoding methionine--tRNA ligase — translated: MSNDEFPTDSPAVVTCGLPYANGDLHVGHLRTYVGGDAFARALETLGQQTAYVCGSDMHGTPVAVNAEQEGVDPEEFALEWHEQYEETFPKFNVDFDNYGHTHDETNTELTQEIVRTLDEEGYVYEKEIQVAYDPDADQYLPDRYVEGTCPYCGEKARGDECDEGCQRHLEPGEVEDPVSSITGNPAKYRERSHKFFEVSEFADFLTEFLDDLEGTSNAQNQPRQWIEDGLQDWCLTRDMEWGIDYPGEEQRDVVLYVWVDAPIEYISSTKQYSERVGTDEYDWEQVWKGEGDIVHVIGRDIIQHHTIFWPAMLEGAGYNEPRGVAATGFITINGKGLSTSRNRAIWAKEYLEEGFHPDLLRYYLTTTGGLQQDVDFSWDAFQEKVNGELVGTVGNFWYRSLLFAYRNYEGTPDADVSEDVENRINGAIEDVREAVNDYSLRGVGQAGTQLAQFGNEYIQHHEPWKLTDEESEARRASEEPSGDEPRGPEKAAQVIRDCVQIAKAVAVLLEPIAPDKAQGLWEQLGEDGDIADASLEDALEAPPRNFDEPGELFEKIEDDRVAELNEKLEERVAAAADDEDEGEDETESDDTDADVSDGMGDTDDLEPLAEDRIGFEQFQDLDMRVGRIETAEGIEGADDLARLEVDIGFETRQVVAGIKQLHDLDELPGEKCILLVNMEPAELFGVESNGMLLAAGEEAHLLTTHGDAEVGEKVE